The following coding sequences are from one Ornithorhynchus anatinus isolate Pmale09 chromosome 11, mOrnAna1.pri.v4, whole genome shotgun sequence window:
- the ANKRD11 gene encoding ankyrin repeat domain-containing protein 11 isoform X3: protein MGLSGIRAGYPLSERQQVALLMQMTAEESANSPVDTTPKHPSQSTVCQKGTPNSASKTKDKVNKRNERGETRLHRAAIRGDARRIKELINEGADVNVKDFAGWTALHEACNRGYYDVAKQLLAAGAEVNTKGLDDDTPLHDAANNGHYKVVKLLLRYGGNPHQSNRKGETPLKVANSPTMVNLLLGKGTYTSSEESSTESSEEEDAPSFAPSSSVDGNNTDSEFEKGLKHKAKNQEPPKTVTPVKDEYEFDEDDEQDRVPPVDDKHLLKKDYRKEAKANSFISIPKMEVKTYTKNNTIAPKKAAHRILSDTSDEEDTSVTVGTGEKLRLSTHSLLPGNKTREPPSTKQQKEKSKVKKKRKKEVKGKEVRFGKKNDKFCSSDSESENLESDEDDRDSVQSSSCVKDSTLVLKDSSLFSSLSASSTSSHGSLTSQKHNPNLNLTEQHSKHWRTDHWKTISSPAWSDVSSLSDSTRTRLTSESDYTSEDSSLESLKPVRKKQEHKKKTNPHSTASEKKNSFHSNVDGAIPKLDKEGKVVKKHKTKHKHKNKEKGQCSIAQDIKIIKSFSFEYDDSKQKSDKALILESESPIESKLKVLKHEREHFKKDDKLLKVKSEEKEWLFKDDTIKVSKDEKSSKRVKEGSKDISKSFREEKDRSSKAEKEKPTKEKSPKEEKLRIHKEERKKKSKDKQSKSEKKNDLKEEKISKLEKEKTFKEEREKFKKEKVYREESGFDDFSNKSQFLENEDTKFSLSDDQQERWFSDLSDSSFDFKGEDSWDSPVTEYREIKNETVAKLILETVKEETKDKKRDNKSKEKRDYNEKRNDKDPFLKKKERDYLDKNSDKKKDPIEKHKGISSYLSEKDKKRKDSSEGVKDRKEKDLGDSCKERKDSFESSKDRKDVKIKQEEPYRDELKEYGCENFFKDKSDSEFGGKNLESWERHHSGKEKEKKDASEKDKKEKLKPEKYKEKSKETDKEKNEKSSLDKNQKDKELDKGFKEKKDTKDKYKDLHNKDKDRKSSLDQIKEKKEKNFSGTLSEEFSEKRDEKKGKEKSWYIADIFTDESEDDKDDCNTSGFKITEPVGGEMQRVVDSVQEKDDILLEKEHYPADKHRKYSSDKQHLGEKQKDKESKEKKKEKGSTEGGKEKKEKSSFEKHKEKKEKDSAEKYKDRKDRTSVDSTQEKKNKQKVPEKVEKKHSTEDKVKSKHKEKPEKEHSKERKSSKGGEIEKSLLEKLEEEALNDYRDDSNDKISEISSDSFTDRGQDPGLTNLFESSNLSLTDASEEKFKDALPFPCLQDKLKEKERHRHSSSSSKKSHEREKAKKEKTEKKEKTDDFKDTSNRKDPTQSEKDFSLDGEGFGIPYNLKAEAEDELDKSVEFFPTEKKDKNDSERELSKKSEKDKVYASSALTVKEKKKRDKHREKWKDEKDKHREKHVDGFFKHHKDEQKSVMKEKDSPQVNFFKDKSKEESVKLSETKLKEKFKENQEKSDSLKISNGNDKLPLSKEAGKKDSRPREKLLGDGDLMMTSFERMLCQKDLEIEERHKRHKERMKQMEKLRHKSGDPKLKDKNKASEDLRKRSLDLPSKKPPVLDSQLKDKKFKELGPLTPVSTAENKVHPIASTESRDWLAGPHMKEILPASPRPDQNRPTGVPTPASVVSCPSYEEVMQTPRTPSCSNEDYTDLFDCADSQHSMPVSTMSMNACSPSFFDRYANAAGGLPENPSQTPTRAISTNLYRSISADIRRTPEEEFSVGDKFFRQQSVPATTDYDSPVQHLMEEKVPLPSVPAEKFPCLSPGYYSPDYGIPSPKVEALHCASGAMGNVVRSPESVFSGLQAKSSPSHRDELLAPSIESALPPDLGLPLDSTEDQQATASIMPPEPSFLPPIEESSFNSGISEPNNIDWTNPPRNTEQPLPENPVTWPVGSDLLIKSPQRFSESPKPFGPPDPMHPAPVAFISTDSPYPVSPIPYPLAASEPGLDEVKENPEEAIPGEMAPTEEQAPYISPTRLDTFFNNCKPLPEETAEMPPEPPGIPAEPQVEALGPLENNYMEANNIAAMNQEEPVSWPDPFTNPEDDLDLGPFSLPELPLQTKDVPEAEMAETEPMEDSPAATLESVNAGNPRIANGSISILAADEQEELAPSQSLTPLSVEPEPQPEEPKAEAVSPEAPAEASGVPEEKASEELESQSFQQAASADLAQPVNKEMEANAEESLTSNCAGDNCAQNNLTQATVMEGSASQDGTIGSGVNQAFSPQMETPQGNAQPETIEPAPKPVAEAPKPPKIEEIPQRITRNRAQMLANQHKQNTPPSEKEFPPVSTPATRAKGRVTEEDDSQAQHPRKRRFQRSNQQLQQQINTSTQQTREMIQQTLAAIVDAIKLEDIEPYHSDRSNPYFEYLQIRKKIEEKRKILCYITPQAPQCYAEYVTYTGSYLLDGKPLSKLHIPVIAPPPSLAEPLKELFKQQEAVRGKLRLQHSIEREKLIVSCEQEILRVHCRAARTIANQAVPFSACTMLLDSEVYNMPLENQGDENKSVRDRFNARQFISWLQDVDDKYDRMKTCLLMRQQHEAAALNAVQRMEWQLKVQELDPAGHKSLCVNEVPSFYVPMVDVNDDFVLLPA from the exons GCTGGACAGCGTTGCATGAGGCCTGTAATCGAGGTTACTATGACGTCGCCAAGCAATTGCTCGCTGCCGGCGCCGAAGTCAACACGAAGGGCTTGGATGACGACACGCCTCTGCACGACGCAGCAAACAATGGGCACTACAAG GTGGTGAAGCTGTTGTTGCGGTATGGAGGGAATCCTCATCAAAGTAATAGGAAGGGAGAGACCCCCTTAAAAGTGGCCAATTCCCCAACAATGGTGAATCTCCTCTTGGGGAAAGGCACCTATACTTCTAGCGAAGAGAGCTCCACAG AGAGTTCCGAGGAAGAAGATGCCCCGTCATTTGCACCTTCAAGTTCTGTTGATGGCAATAACACGGACTCTGAGTTTGAAAAAGGCCTAAAGCACAAGGCCAAAAATCAAGAGCCACCAAAAACGGTTACCCCCGTGAAAGATGAATATGAATTCGATGAGGATGATGAACAAGACAGAGTTCCTCCTGTTGACGACAAGCATTTGTTGAAAAAAGACTACAGAAAAGAAGCTAAAGCCAATAGTTTTATTTCTATACCCAAGATGGAAGTAAAGACATATACTAAAAATAACACAATTGCACCAAAGAAAGCCGCCCATCGCATTCTGTCCGACACCTCGGATGAAGAGGATACGAGCGTCACTGTGGGAACTGGAGAGAAGCTAAGGCTCTCGACTCATTCGTTATTGCCCGGCAACAAGACCCGAGAGCCGCCCAGTACCaagcaacagaaagagaaaagtaaagtcaaaaagaaaagaaagaaagaggtgaAGGGCAAAGAGGTTCGGTTTGGCAAAAAAAATGATAAGTTTTGTTCCTCAGACTCGGAGAGTGAAAACTTGGAGAGCGATGAGGATGACAGAGACTCTGTTCAAAGCTCTAGCTGTGTCAAGGACTCTACTTTAGTGCTGAAGGACTCTTCTTTATTcagttctctctctgcctcttccacctcttctcaCGGGAGTTTAACGTCACAGAAgcataaccctaaccttaatctcACAGAACAGCACTCCAAGCACTGGAGGACGGATCATTGGAAAACCATTTCTTCTCCAGCTTGGTCAGATGTTAGTTCCTTATCGGACTCCACAAGGACGAGACTGACAAGCGAGTCAGATTATACATCTGAGGATTCCAGTTTGGAATCTTTAAAGCCTGTAAGAAAGAAGCAGGAGCACAAAAAGAAAACTAACCCGCACAGCACCGCCTCGGAAAAGAAGAATTCGTTCCATTCCAATGTGGATGGGGCAATTCCAAAGCTGGATAAGGAGGGGAAAGTGGTTAAAAAGCATAAAACCAAACATAAACACAAGAACAAGGAGAAAGGACAGTGTTCAATTGctcaagatattaaaataattaaaagctTTTCTTTTGAATATGACGACTCGAAGCAAAAGTCCGATAAGGCCTTAATTTTAGAGAGTGAAAGTCCAATTGAAAGTAAATTGAAAGTATTAAAGCATGAGAGGGAGCATTTCAAGAAAGATGACAAGCTGCTCAAAGTTAAATCTGAAGAAAAAGAGTGGCTGTTCAAAGATGACACAATAAAAGTCTCCAAAGACGAGAAATCATCAAAGCGAGTCAAAGAGGGAAGTAAAGACATCAGTAAATCTTTCCGAGAGGAAAAAGACCGATCCAGTAAAGCAGAAAAGGAAAAACCAACAAAGGAGAAGTCTCCAAAAGAGGAAAAGCTTAGAATAcataaggaagaaagaaagaaaaagtcaaAAGACAAGCAGTCAAAATCCgagaagaaaaatgatctcaaAGAGGAGAAAATCTCCaagttggagaaggagaagacgttcaaagaagagagagaaaaatttaaaaaagaaaaagtttacCGGGAAGAATCTGGTTTTGATGACTTCAGTAACAAAAGTCAgtttctggaaaatgaagacacAAAGTTCAGCCTTTCTGATGACCAGCAGGAGAGGTGGTTTTCCGACTTATCTGATTCATCCTTTGATTTCAAAGGCGAGGATAGCTGGGATTCTCCTGTGACGGAGTACCGGGAAATCAAAAATGAGACGGTGGCCAAACTGATCTTGGAAACAGTGAAAGAAGAGACTAAAGACAAGAAACGGGATAATAAAAGTAAAGAAAAGAGAGACTACAATGAAAAACGTAATGACAAAGACCCTTtcttgaaaaagaaagaaagagactaTCTGGACAAAAACTCCGACAAGAAGAAAGACCCCATTGAAAAACATAAAGGCATTTCCAGTTATCTTTCTGAGAAAGACAAGAAGAGGAAGGATTCTTCCGAAGGAGTTAAAGATAGGAAAGAAAAAGACCTGGGCGATTCCTGTAAAGAGAGAAAGGATTCCTTTGAGAGCTCCAAGGATAGGAAAGATGTCAAAATTAAGCAAGAGGAGCCCTACCGGGATGAGCTGAAAGAATATGGGTGTGAAAATTTCTTCAAAGACAAATCAGACTCTGAATTTGGTGGAAAAAATTTGGAGAGTTGGGAAAGGCACCAttcaggaaaagagaaggagaagaaagatgcCTCTGAGAAGGACAAGAAAGAGAAACTGAAACCAGAGAAATATAAGGAGAAATCCAAAGAAACtgacaaagaaaaaaatgaaaaatccagCCTTGATAAAAATCAGAAGGACAAAGAATTGGATAAGGGTTTTAAGGAGAAAAAAGATACTAAGGACAAATACAAGGATCTGCATAACAAAGACAAAGATAGGAAGTCATCACTTGATCAaattaaagaaaagaaagagaaaaatttcTCTGGGACCCTATCAGAGGAATTCTCGGAAAAAAGAGATGAAAAAAAGGGCAAAGAAAAAAGCTGGTATATTGCAGACATATTTACAGATGAAAGCGAAGATGACAAAGATGATTGCAACACCAGCGGGTTCAAAATCACAGAGCCTGTTGGTGGCGAAATGCAGAGAGTAGTGGACAGTGTGCAAGAAAAAGATGATATCCTTCTAGAAAAAGAACATTATCCCGCAGACAAACACCGAAAGTACTCTTCTGATAAGCAACACTTAGGAGAGAAGCAAAAAGACAAAGAatccaaagagaagaaaaaagagaaagggtcaacggagggtgggaaggagaagaaagagaaaagctcCTTTGAGAAGCataaagagaagaaggaaaaggattctGCCGAAAAATATAAAGACCGGAAAGATAGGACCTCGGTAGATTCGAcccaagaaaagaaaaataaacaaaaagtcCCAGAGAAGGTTGAAAAGAAGCACTCCACTGAGGACAAGGTGAAAAGCAAGCATAAAGAAAAGCCAGAAAAAGAGCATTCCAAAGAGAGAAAGTCTTCTAAAGGAGGAGAGATAGAGAAAAGTCTCTTGGAAAAATTAGAAGAGGAAGCCCTCAATGACTACAGAGATGATTCCAATGACAAGATAAGTGAGATCTCCTCCGACAGCTTCACAGACAGGGGACAGGATCCAGGTCTCACTAACCTCTTCGAGTCTTCTAACCTGTCTCTGACGGATGCCTCTGAAGAAAAATTCAAGGATGCGCTTCCTTTTCCCTGCTTGCAAGACAaattgaaggagaaagaaagacacAGGCACTCCTCCTCGTCATCGAAGAAAAGTCACGAAAGAGAGAAAGCCAAGaaggagaaaacagagaaaaaagagaaaacagatgaTTTTAAAGACACCAGCAACAGAAAAGACCCCACGCAATCTGAAAAGGATTTCTCCTTAGACGGTGAAGGCTTTGGTATTCCTTATAACCTGAAAGCCGAAGCGGAAGACGAATTAGACAAAAGCGTCGAATTTTTTCCAACTGAAAAGAAAGATAAAAATGATTCCGAGAGAGAGCTTTCCAAGAAGTCAGAAAAGGACAAGGTGTATGCCTCAAGCGCCCTTACAgttaaagagaagaagaagagagacaaACACAGGGAGAAATGGAAGGATGAAAAGGACAAACACAGAGAGAAACATGTAGATGGATTCTTTAAGCATCACAAAGATGAACAGAAGTCTGTGATGAAAGAGAAGGACAGCCCTCAAGTGAACTTTTTTAAAGATAAGTCAAAGGAGGAAAGCGTCAAACTCAGTGAAACCAAGTTAAAGGAGAAATTCAAGGAAAATCAAGAGAAAAGCGACTCATTAAAGATAAGTAATGGCAACGATAAGTTGCCCCTCTCTAAAGAAGCCGGCAAGAAAGACAGTCGGCCTAGAGAAAAACTCTTGGGAGATGGGGATCTGATGATGACCAGCTTTGAGAGAATGCTGTGCCAGAAAGACTTAGAAATTGAAGAGCGCCACAAGCGACACAAAGAGAGAATGAAGCAAATGGAAAAGCTGAGGCACAAATCTGGAGACCCTAAATTAAAAGACAAGAACAAGGCTTCTGAGGATCTGAGGAAGAGGAGCCTCGATTTGCCTTCTAAAAAGCCACCTGTGCTGGACTCCCAACTTAAGGACAAAAAGTTTAAGGAGCTGGGTCCGTTGACTCCGGTATCGACAGCCGAAAATAAGGTACATCCCATTGCCAGCACGGAGTCCAGAGACTGGTTAGCGGGGCCGCACATGAAAGAAATCTTGCCGGCCTCTCCGAGACCTGATCAGAACCGGCCAACGGGCGTCCCCACCCCAGCGTCTGTGGTATCTTGTCCGAGTTACGAGGAAGTGATGCAGACTCCCAGAACTCCATCATGCAGCAACGAAGATTACACGGACCTCTTTGACTGCGCTGACTCTCAACACTCTATGCCCGTGTCAACCATGTCCATGAATGCATGTTCACCATCCTTTTTTGACAGATATGCCAATGCTGCAGGGGGGCTTCCTGAGAACCCAAGTCAAACTCCCACCAGGGCCATCTCCACCAATCTGTATCGATCCATCTCAGCTGATATCAGAAGGACGCCTGAAGAAGAATTCAGTGTGGGGGACAAGtttttcaggcagcagagtgttcCTGCCACAACAGATTACGACTCTCCAGTGCAGCATTTAATGGAGGAAAAGGTTCCTTTGCCATCTGTTCCAGCAGAAAAATTTCCCTGTTTGTCTCCTGGATACTATTCTCCGGACTATGGCATCCCGTCGCCTAAAGTGGAAGCCTTACATTGTGCGTCAGGGGCTATGGGAAATGTGGTCCGTTCCCCCGAGAGCGTCTTCTCTGGTTTACAAGCAAAATCTTCCCCTTCTCACAGAGATGAGCTCTTGGCCCCTTCCATAGAAAGTGCTCTTCCCCCGGACTTGGGCCTCCCTTTGGACTCCACCGAGGATCAGCAGGCAACGGCTTCCATCATGCCACCCGAGCCTAGTTTTCTGCCACCAATCGAGGAAAGCTCTTTTAATTCCGGCATTTCAGAACCGAATAATATTGACTGGACAAACCCTCCTAGAAACACAGAACAGCCTCTCCCTGAAAACCCTGTAACCTGGCCCGTGGGGTCAGACCTGCTTATCAAATCCCCCCAGAGATTTTCAGAGTCCCCTAAACCCTTTGGCCCTCCGGACCCCATGCATCCTGCCCCCGTGGCGTTTATTTCTACGGATTCTCCGTACCCAGTTTCTCCAATTCCGTACCCACTGGCCGCGTCTGAGCCGGGGCTTGATGAAGTAAAAGAAAATCCTGAAGAAGCTATTCCAGGAGAAATGGCCCCCACAGAAGAGCAAGCTCCTTACATATCCCCTACCAGACTAGACACATTCTTCAACAACTGTAAGCCTCTCCCTGAAGAAACAGCCGAAATGCCTCCAGAACCTCCTGGCATCCCAGCTGAACCTCAGGTTGAGGCCTTAGGTCCTCTGGAAAATAATTATATGGAGGCCAATAATATTGCTGCCATGAACCAGGAGGAGCCGGTAAGCTGGCCCGATCCGTTTACCAATCCGGAAGATGACCTGGATCTGGGTCCTTTCTCGTTACCGGAGCTTCCGCTCCAAACTAAGGACGTTCCCGAGGCCGAAATGGCCGAAACCGAGCCTATGGAGGACAGTCCGGCCGCCACCCTGGAGAGTGTTAACGCAGGAAATCCCAGGATCGCCAACGGGAGTATATCTATACTGGCTGCCGACGAGCAGGAGGAATTGGCACCCTCTCAGTCGCTAACTCCGTTGTCTGTGGAACCGGAGCCCCAACCCGAAGAGCCAAAGGCAGAAGCCGTTTCTCCGGAAGCCCCGGCAGAAGCGTCAGGTGTACCAGAAGAAAAAGCATCAGAGGAATTGGAATCGCAATCTTTCCAGCAAGCAGCCTCGGCTGACCTTGCTCAACCGGTTAACAAAGAGATGGAAGCAAACGCGGAAGAATCACTCACGTCAAACTGTGCGGGGGACAACTGTGCGCAGAATAATCTGACCCAAGCAACCGTCATGGAGGGTTCTGCCTCCCAAGACGGTACGATAGGGAGCGGGGTcaaccaagccttttccccgcaAATGGAAACACCCCAAGGGAACGCCCAGCCAGAAACTATTGAACCAGCACCCAAACCAGTAGCAGAAGctccaaaaccccccaaaatcgAAGAGATCCCTCAGCGAATCACAAGGAACCGAGCCCAGATGCTGGCCAATCAGCACAAGCAAAACACACCCCCTTCGGAAAAAGAATTTCCACCAGTTTCCACCCCGGCCACCCGAGCCAAGGGACGAGTCACGGAGGAggacgactcccaggcccagcaccCACGCAAGCGCCGGTTCCAGCGATCCAACCaacagctgcagcagcagatCAACACAtccacccagcagacacgggaAATGATCCAACAGACTCTGGCGGCCATTGTGGATGCTATCAAACTGGAGGACATTGAGCCCTATCATAGTGACAGATCAAACCCCTACTTTGAATATCTTCAGATCAGGAAAAAaattgaggaaaagaggaaaatcctCTGCTACATCACTCCCCAGGCTCCCCAGTGTTACGCCGAATACGTCACCTACACGGGTTCTTATCTCCTGGACGGCAAACCCCTCAGCAAGCTTCACATTCCAGTG atcgcccctcctccatccctagcAGAACCACTTAAAGAACTGTTTAAACAGCAGGAAGCAGTAAGGGGAAAACTCCGGCTCCAGCACAGCATAGAACGG gAAAAGCTGATCGTCTCATGTGAGCAGGAGATCTTGAGAGTTCATTGCCGGGCAGCGAGAACAATTGCCAACCAGGCGGTGCCTTTTAGTGCTTGCACCATGCTGCTGGACTCGGAAGTTTATAACATGCCTCTGGAGAATCAG GGAGACGAAAATAAATCAGTCCGAGACCGTTTCAACGCTCGTCAGTTTATTTCCTGGTTACAAGACGTGGACGACAAATACGACAGGATGAAG ACGTGCCTGCTGATGCGACAGCAACACGAAGCCGCGGCCTTGAACGCGGTGCAGAGGATGGAGTGGCAGCTGAAGGTGCAGGAGCTGGACCCAGCCGGGCACAAATCCCTCTGCGTGAACGAGGTGCCCTCGTTTTATGTGCCAATGGTTGACGTCAACGATGACTTTGTGCTTTTGCCGGCATGA